GTTATAAAAGAGATGTACATCAAGACGAAGAATAACGCAAGGAGATGTTGAAGAAGATTCCAGGTTTAACGATTATGTTACAGGTACAATACTACTGGCGTACAGTCTGGTTTTTCCAATGGAATTTGAAGTAAACCGTCCTTTCGTgtatactataataaaatcttcCTCGAATCAAGAAGTTGGCGTCCCGCTTTTCGCTGGACACGTTACTAATCCTGAATATTGAGTTTTGCGTCTCGAGAACTAACTTATCTCACTAAAGAGCGAAGAACGGAAACCAAAGGGGAacgaaaaatgagaaattaccaaataatatatatcatatttctttcacgcaatgtaattataatttgataaatttttatgcacaattatacatttattacacatatattgttttattagatTAGATTATTTGGGTATTTTGTTAGTATAAATAagcaaaaagattaataatttaatgaaaaaaatacaagaataaacatgaattatatattacagtgaataatcatttattattgttaagaTTAATCCTTTTATTccagacattttttttatttagtaggttttgaacattaatatttctatgattattttacattttctctgTGCTtcataattgcattattattgcaattttttattatttaaaacaaattttaaatatttttatttttttcacagagcacacaatttatacaatttacatttaagacattaattatgattgataattaagtatttgaaagatttattttagattatttgtATGGATTCTTTGATATTGTTTTCATGgtaatgttacatttatatatgtatttaatattatgtaataaagcTTGAATACAATATAAggtaaaaaaatcaataactaTATAGATCAATTCCTTTATTAGTAATAAGGCACATGTTTACAAATGAAATTTGATTTCGCGCACAGCTTAGTTTGGCACATTAGAGCGAAGGCGATAAACATTTCGTTACCTTACATATAGTTTTACAACGAATATAATGCGTCGcaacaataacaaaatttgcctatataaatttatttgtcataatataaaaatgcgaGATTGCTCccatatataaattctatccATCTAAAGGTATAATAAGCTCCCTCTCTTAACTCTTGCGCGATAGCTACCTATTGAATCGCTTAATCGATTTCTATTTTGCACAGTATATGTTTAAAGTACATAAACTATATATGTAGCATAAGTGCTAAACGTATAAggtctaaataataaaaacaattgataAAGAAGTCTTAACAGATGCTATTGCACTGTGTGCTCGATTCAAATTATACGTATGTCTAACATAATTCTACGGAATGTATTATTCCACGGAAATCTATCAGTTATTAGGTAATGATATAATCACTActgtattgtttaatatactaaattgataatatagaTGCCGATTAACACTTAAATACTCGCGTTGAATCAATTTAACCCaagtttttttctcttgtgatttttcttttcattaaaaaaaattgcttgattttcgaatttatagatttgcgatattaagttttacttgaaaaataaaaacataattggTATCGCTAACATTTGTGTGTAACTTTCTACAAacgaatatttaagaattaataggAATCACTTTATTTCCAACTTAAGCATTATATCATATctaaacttaaattttaatctctgCGATAGATTAATATAAAGCAGTTGCTTATTTCACGATGATTAGATAACAttgatcaaaaaattatatatgtttgataaaataacaagtGATGAGGAACGTATACAGTTGAGCAGTTGTTAGGAAGACGTGATCGCGCAAGTTAAAGATCAAAGTACAAAAATAAGGTTTCTCTTAACTTAttctacaattattaattttgccgCTCTTCGATGAATGAGCAGTGGAAGCCGTGCCGTTCGACGTCAGTGAGCCTCTGCGCATCATACAGGTTGGATGCATAGTAGCAGTAGTATCGAGATACTCGTCGTCGTTCTCCGAATCCGTGTCTTTGTccttgattaattttttcgacACCAAGTCGCTCACGTAGCGTTCTATCATGTTGCGATTCTGCGTGCTTAGCCCGCCGTTATCCTTGTTTAAGAAAGGCAACAGTACTTCGGGTATTTCGTTAGCCTTCTCTTTGGCTATCTGACGTTCGATATATATTCGATGTAACTCGGTCAGCGCTTCGTCCATTGCGAAGCGAACATTGTTCTTGCGATCGGTTAATGGATTATCGCCGACGAATCCTAATGATTTAGGTCGATCTCTGCCGTTCATCTCTCTCGGTAAAGTCGCTCCTTTCTGATCATTGGCGGATAACATAGCAGTAGTGAATCCCATGGGAAACTTAGATTGACCGCGCAAATCGTTCTCCAGTGAAAGCGGTCTGCCATTAGGAGCTGCTTCGTTATAATTTCTCCGTTGCTCGTCGAGAGTCGAAGAAGGCGCGTTCGCCTTTGGGGCCGTGAAGGTCGCGTTGTACTCGACGTCAGGACCGTTTTGATTTGCCGGTTGAACCGCGGTTGCAGGACGGATCGTGTTGCGTTGTTGATTCTGCGCAGCAACATCTCGCCATCTTGCGCTGTTCATCACGAGTCGCGCCAATTGTTGGATAGTCGGCTTTGGAACTCTGCTATCAACCTCATCGACGTCTTTGGCGAACAGCGGTTTTGCCGGGGTCGACGTTTCACACGGCTCGCAGCCCAGATCGTTGCATCGAACCGCTGCATTTAAGTGACGCATACGCTCGTAACTCTCGCCCTGCCCAGCCAAGAAGTTCTCCTGCCGGGCGCGTATCAGCATCGCCTTCCGCGAGTTCCAGGTGCCCCAATAGGGCGGATCTTGCTCGCACACGCGGCACTCGGCGTCCAGGAAAGCCGCGGTGAGTATCATGATGGGAGTAGGCTCCCGTTGCGTGAACAACTTCCTGCGCGCGGTTAGCGCCTGACCCATGTCCATCTCCAATCGTGCGTTCTCTATTTTCTCCTCGAGCTCTCGTTCCATCTCCAGCAGCTTGGCTGTTTCGTAAATCAGGCTCTTGGTGTCCATGTAAAATCTGCCGACTTCCTTAGCGATGCGTCTCTCCGCCGAGGATTGCGTGCGAATGTCATTGTAGAAGACGGACTGAAAACCGAGACGCTGCTGGGCTTTCACAAACGGCGACGTGGACACCGGGCCTAATTTCGACCATATCGCGCCGGGCTTCTTGCCCGCCGGACTGACGGTGATCGGCGATACGATGCCGGGTCTAGTCAGGATAGGATTCTGATTAACCAATTCGACGTTCGAGTTCGGTATTGTGCAGGGGACCCGACAAGGCTTCGGCGGAACGAGGTCCAACTTGGGCGGCACCATGCCGGGTTTCGGAGGCGGATGTAAAGAGATGATCGCAGGCTCCGGTGGCGGCGATGGAGACTCGTTTTTGTTGAGCACCGTGGCATGGACGACATTTAGTAAATGATCCAATCTGTTTTCCAATCTGTTCGCGCGATCTCTGTCCACATCGAGAAATCGTGCCACCATGTCATTCTGCGCGGACaagatctaaaaaattaaagcaattgtAATATCATCTCTATTTTCCAATCGAATTTTGtcatctctttcttttccggttatgcaatattaatattttttaaacttattttcttctctgaatttccttttttttctttttaaacataatttaaaaaacaagaaaaaagaataaaagcaagaaaataaaatatagctggaaaaaaacaagataataaaattcaatagaaaaaattatagcgATATTCTACCTTATTGACGACTTCATTTTGAGAATTAATCGCGCTAATCACGAGTTGTTCCAGTTTTTGCGCCTTCTTTTTTCTGAACGGTGCACTCGGCACCTCATCTGTATTCACGGCGCTGTCCCGTGACTTTCCACCGGTCTCTGACGGAGTGGGCGAGTCCAACAAAAATTCTAACAGCATACTGTCGTCGTTGCAGGTCGCGTTGTTCGTCACGACAGTCGCGTCCGCTAGCAAGGGATTATCCTGATTAACAGGTCGATTGTATGTCTCGTTTAAATTGTGCGTTTTCGTATCGTCGTTCTTCGATAGGCAGAAAGCGTCATTTAAGTTTTGTGACACGTCCGGCGAGTAGTCCGGCGATAGCGATCCATTTTGTTTGATAACATTCGGCATATAAGCTAGACGAGGAGCAGCGTCTTGATATTGTCGATATGTCGCAAAGTTCTGTCTATAAGTAACTTTGCGCGGTTCCTGCGGCATCGCCCGATTGTCCACGCCTTGCTGCAATTGATTTTGCTGGCGCATAAGCTGCTCTATATTAGGATTTTGCATCACGTTGCTCTGAATCATTCCATTTGGCAAGCGTTGTTGATTCTGATTAATCAAGTTTTGCTGAAAGCCGAGCCGATTGTTTACCGGCACGTTCTGTTGCGGCAATTGATTCCATCTGACATGATTCTGCTGTTGAATATTCTGATATTGCTGCATATTCTCCTGAATTATCTGATTCTGCACGTTTTGCACTGTGTTCTGATAAGGAATCTCTCCATACGGATAGGAAGTTAGCAAGTTCTGCCGATATTCCTCTCGCACAGGCTCCTCCATAATCGGGTGTGTCTGCACTGCCCGGTTGCCAATTGGAATACAACGTTCAGCGGTGTTTATGGCAACGTCTCTGGTAGGAGAGAAAACTCTGTATGGTTTGGCTATTATAGTCTCATTCGATTCCGGCGAATCCGGATACTCATTTTCACCtgcggagaaaaaaaaattgaatctttGACACGCAAGACAAGTTTAAATAAGCAAGATTCTCTGCGAGGAAAAAGTGCCTTACATTCTATAGTCCACATAGGGGACAGAGCCTCTGTTCGAAAGAGAGATTGTACAGGTTCCTGACCCTTCAGTCTCATCTGCAGATTCTTGTTGGTCTTCACATCCTTCGGAGGTGATTTCACGCAATTTGCAGTTGCATCTGATGgcataatagaaatacatgttcttatttcgttaatttctTCATTGAAAGATAGCAGAAACATTCACAGAACATTGCGAAACTGCCTGAAAGACATTATCATCCAGTTGTACTTTAGAATCTTTTTGTCGAATTGTTTCATCATTGAGAATCTCTGTACTCACCCACTGTGTCTATACCGATATCAGCCTCTAGACGCTTGTTTTTCAATACTCGATCGATGGTTTCATAATACTGCTCCACACCAGAACGAGTGCCTACTCGCTTAGCCTCACGATAGCACACCAAAACTTGCTTCATACGCGACCGGCATTGTTTGCCCCCAACGTTGTAACCCTTCTTCTTCATGTAGCGTGCAACGCTGTCCCATATCACCTGTGGTCGGGCGGCGTACTCGAGCTGCTTCTGCACCTGCCGGTCCGACCACACCGAGACGAGCAGCGCGGTGCTCTCGGGCGTCCACTTATATTTGGCAATATCTCCGCTCGTCTCCGACATCGTGTCTGTGTGTGAGTACGTGGGTCCGCAGGTGGTCGCGCTGTAACAGGACCAACGGAGACACGTAGACGTATCGgattcttcttcttctgcgGATATTTATCGGTATCGATATCGCTGTTTACTAGCTAGACTCACTTTACGCCGATGATCTCAGTAAAACTCGGCAAGACGCTGCGTCGTGGCTCTGGGTATTTAAATGAGATCGCACACCAAAAACGTACACTCGCGCCACGCATTCATGCGCGAACGTCGCCACGGCCAACTACGACTGGAAACCACTGGAATTTGTAACCGACAatgattcaaattttaaagGGACTGCGACCAGTGGGGGGTCGTATGGTGGGAGGATGGTGCATCGTGACAGGACAACACCACCTATATACAAGGCCTCTCCACTGAAGTCATGACGTCATCACTAGTAGGCCATTTGTCGTTCAGTCTTGTAATGTAAAACGCGAATTTTTGAACAGTGTAGTGcgttttagtaataattttttgttgtggATAGTTGCTGAATGCCTGTATTATTGAGGtaagtcataattttattaatttaccgaATTATAAACGTATTTAGAAAACTGACAATAATAGGTTAGATTTGGATCatacttctttattattgaaattatgtatttcttttatagcaATGCCTTTCAAATGTTGTGTGCCAAATTGTAAtggcaattacaaaaatggGCCAAAGGTTGCAACGTTTTCTTTTccaaaaaatgaagaaataaaaaaaaaatggttacGTGCTATTTGTCGACAGAATTTTTGTCCTACAAATAGTTCTAAAGTAagttaattcaatatatttataaataaaattaatattataaataatatgttaacgatcaatttgttaatttataaataatctcaagacaaaaatttatgcattacaCTTGTTTTTACTCATCATCATGTTTTAGGTATGCGAATTACATTTTCACTCTTACGATATTGAACGAGAAACGAGCCATTATAATGAAGCTAATGGGAAATTGTTAACTGCTCCATTGCGACATCcacgtttaattaaaagtaagtgtttcaaaataatttcaaaaaattctacagctgcaatattttaatattctaattgtaTTTATCTCAATTACATGTTTATTGTTTTCATCAAGATAATACTTTAGTACAAGATAGTACtttagttatatttatgaattacaagaatgaaattacaaatattaacacTTGGAATTCAATATTCCCCATAACGAGACAATGAAATAGTATTCCTTTTCTCAttgcattttttgttacagaCGCTGTTCCAAGTCAGTTGCTATACAATCCTCAATACTTAACAGAAAGTGAAGCACCTCATCGAGAAAGCCCAGCaaagaaacgtttaaagaTGGAGAATTTTTTGATCGAGCAAGCAATTGCAAGCAGCATAGAATCGAGAAAAAcgtttgatgaaaaaaacgGATTTTCTACGTTAGAAGAGTTGTATGTGAAATTGAAGGATCGCATTGATATACACAAGTGGATAATTTCGCACAAAGACActactatttatttctttcatgtAGAAGATACATCATATCCAAATGTTAACAGCTTTAgtttatttcattcttttgCAGTCTggcattgtttttttttttatggtatcattttgtctttttgtataattatttaaaaagatgttacagagtgtatgtataatttttataattaagatttgAGCTGAATGCTTTGAACAACAGTGTCCTGAAAAAAGTTCCAAATACAAATCACGTATAGTTTCGAATGTTAGAGTCTTGACAATTTGACGTTGATTTTTTTGTACGAGAAAATCGTGATCATTTTCTAGTAATTTTTGGACAATTAAGAAAGTATATGCTGCACACGTAATAACGTCTTCGTTGGGATTACATAAACCTCCTCGATTGTTTGCTGCTATTAAAgctgaaaaatgtatgttgtcaccaattaaaaaaattttgcagtattcgcatttcaattttttaatcgctGAATATGAAGTGTATCCTGCTACATATACAAGAAGTGGCCAAGTATCGTCTTCGATATTGTTAAGGTCCTCTTCATCAATAACACAtgcatttcttaataatacgGGTATATTtcctaataaaaaatcaatttaaaatgtcaatgcatgtttttaaaaaatgttgtaaattaatatagttttctATCCAGATAGAAAAACATGTAGAATATTAGTTTTagtttcattttaaaatataaaatatgttataattcaaaatgtaaattttgaagttattaattttaaaattaattattaaaacatatagcaatctttataaaattgaagccTAAAGTAAATGCTTGAATAACTGTAAGATTCATCTAACACAATTGTGCCAGTAATTATGAAAGTGgtcaaaaatctgaaaaaattaatgtatccATATCTTGTGTAAAAACATGTTTTGTGTTGtgattaattcatttttttagattttgttACTTAGACACTTTCATAATTACCAACACAATTATTGCtgaatacattttacaaactaattttgtaattattataaaaactattgcAGTATCAAATTGTAGAATTATCTTAACacaattattatgaaaatgttCTATCTGGGTAgcttctgaaatattttggatttatttaaaatgtttgaaaataatgattaacaatagaattaagaaaataagaatgaaataacaaaatgattatacacaaatgaacaaaaatgattataatgaTTGGAACTTGGAAggaaatttgaaaatacaGTTATGaggaaaacaaatttgtttaaagtttataaaaaatgcagttGCTCGaagtttcaattaattttattttttatttattacgatcatttttgtgaaataagatttctaaatttttctacaaaatacgATACTTTTTATCTTAACGATAGAAtcaaagaaagtttttttttacaaaaatattgttttacaaatttctataaatccaaaaatatttttgaatttaatgcaatttttatattacgaaatttaatataaaagaaaattatgtaaaaccaGAATTTTGAACTTCCTCTTCATCTTCGATATTTTCCACAAAGTCCAAGATATCTGTCGAAGTCATTTCTATATCTCCATATACTTTGGACTTTAAAAGAAGTGGCACGGTATTCTGCATACGAAGCTTACTTTCGGATTCAAAAACTTGACGAACTGATATATGATATTGTGCTCCAGCTTGTTGTCGGTATATTCCAAAACGTTCTTCCAATCGATCAGTTTGGATTTTTccacacaaaaaaaaactccAATGTTTTTCATCCAAGCAGTAAGTGGCTAACTTTATCAAAGCATCTGTGGTTTGAAATAAAGCGAAATGGGTTTCTTTTGTTAGTTTTCCACCACCTTCACAATTTTTCCATCTGTTTAAccaattcaaaaaattttttagaaattttatgtgaTCAGAATTTTTGGTGATTGGCTCTTCAAAATGATTCCTATGTCTTTTTCCTTTTAGCAAGGTTTTAACATTTACTATATCCCACCACTGAGAAATTAACTCTATATATGCAGCAGTatcttcaaaatattcaaaatgtttttttgggCCAAGTTCACGCAGCGCTATAACAACATTggtattgaaaatttgtaaagccAACTTGACATTCTGTCGTTCGATTGACGTTGGATATAAGGATTTTAAAGACAGCGTGTACCCATATTGCAGCAAATTATCCTTTTCTGTAGAGTGCATATCTTTAAGACTTTGGAATGAAGCAAGTCTCATTTTCTGTTCATTAAAATCTGGATATTGCATATACTGATGTGGTTTCTGATTTATCCAATTATTtcgaatgttttttattatgtgtACTGAATCAATAACATAAAACAGAGGTCTTGAGGAATCTTTAGGATTGCGGTACACATTCGATATTTTCGGTGGATTACTAAAAAAAGACATTGCCTTTTTATTGATTGCGTTATTGTCAGAAACAACAGCTAATACTTCAAAACCAATATTTTCTAAACCAATgacaatttttgcaatgaaGTCATGGAGGGTTGATGCTTGGAGCGTTTTTACTGGTAAAATATGCACAACATCTCTGTAGGTTGATAACATACTATTGATCATAAATACATGAGCGCTCGTTGCACACTCTGTACTGTTAAAAGCTCTTCCCACTATATTTCCGCCTTTATAGTCCATATACGGTTTTATATGAATTTCGTCCATCATCAATGTAACTGTTTTATCCTCAGCATTAAGTAGTTTGAATTTCGATGAAATGTAATGCAGAAAAGTTGACTCATCTTGCTCTAATTGAGGAttagttgaaaaattactacaaattctttttatagtaGTTGACGATGGTAATAATAAATGCCCAGAGTTACGAAGAAATTTGTAAGCATGTGGAGAAATTGAATGAAGTAATCCACAAAACAAAGTAGTTTCCCATGAATATCTGAATGCATTTTTCTTCGAAATATCTAACAGTTtaatttgttgtaataaaaagtcTATAACCGGCTTTTGTTCAGATAATGTTGTTGacaatgaatttaaaatatcgatacagatatttaaattctCCTTCACCGAACAgtcttcatatttttcttccaatGATATTAAGGCTTGGTCGAGAATATCTTCAATTTCAATGATATTGCTTACTACCAATGGAAATTTGAGTTTCTTCAGATATTTAACTTC
Above is a genomic segment from Linepithema humile isolate Giens D197 chromosome 6, Lhum_UNIL_v1.0, whole genome shotgun sequence containing:
- the LOC105678827 gene encoding uncharacterized protein; this translates as MRGASVRFWCAISFKYPEPRRSVLPSFTEIIGVNATTCGPTYSHTDTMSETSGDIAKYKWTPESTALLVSVWSDRQVQKQLEYAARPQVIWDSVARYMKKKGYNVGGKQCRSRMKQVLVCYREAKRVGTRSGVEQYYETIDRVLKNKRLEADIGIDTVDATANCVKSPPKDVKTNKNLQMRLKGQEPVQSLFRTEALSPMWTIECENEYPDSPESNETIIAKPYRVFSPTRDVAINTAERCIPIGNRAVQTHPIMEEPVREEYRQNLLTSYPYGEIPYQNTVQNVQNQIIQENMQQYQNIQQQNHVRWNQLPQQNVPVNNRLGFQQNLINQNQQRLPNGMIQSNVMQNPNIEQLMRQQNQLQQGVDNRAMPQEPRKVTYRQNFATYRQYQDAAPRLAYMPNVIKQNGSLSPDYSPDVSQNLNDAFCLSKNDDTKTHNLNETYNRPVNQDNPLLADATVVTNNATCNDDSMLLEFLLDSPTPSETGGKSRDSAVNTDEVPSAPFRKKKAQKLEQLVISAINSQNEVVNKILSAQNDMVARFLDVDRDRANRLENRLDHLLNVVHATVLNKNESPSPPPEPAIISLHPPPKPGMVPPKLDLVPPKPCRVPCTIPNSNVELVNQNPILTRPGIVSPITVSPAGKKPGAIWSKLGPVSTSPFVKAQQRLGFQSVFYNDIRTQSSAERRIAKEVGRFYMDTKSLIYETAKLLEMERELEEKIENARLEMDMGQALTARRKLFTQREPTPIMILTAAFLDAECRVCEQDPPYWGTWNSRKAMLIRARQENFLAGQGESYERMRHLNAAVRCNDLGCEPCETSTPAKPLFAKDVDEVDSRVPKPTIQQLARLVMNSARWRDVAAQNQQRNTIRPATAVQPANQNGPDVEYNATFTAPKANAPSSTLDEQRRNYNEAAPNGRPLSLENDLRGQSKFPMGFTTAMLSANDQKGATLPREMNGRDRPKSLGFVGDNPLTDRKNNVRFAMDEALTELHRIYIERQIAKEKANEIPEVLLPFLNKDNGGLSTQNRNMIERYVSDLVSKKLIKDKDTDSENDDEYLDTTATMHPTCMMRRGSLTSNGTASTAHSSKSGKINNCRIS